AAAAGCGAAAAATATCTTAGGGTATAGGCCGCAATATAGCGATATAGAAACTATAATTAGAACTGCCTGGAAATGGCATGTTAAGCTAAATAAACAAATAAAAGGTAAACAAGATTAGTAATAAAATTGATAAGCTTATAGAGAAATTTAATCAAATTTTTAGCAAAAAAAATAATTATATCTACGCTAGCTCTCCAGGTAGGGTTAATCTAATAGGTGAACATACAGACTATCATAAAGGTTTTGTCTTGCCCTTTGCAGTTTCATTATATGTAGATGTTTTAGCTACTATAAATAATGAGCCAATATTTAATATATATTCAGCAAACTATAATGAGACATTTACTTTTAGATTATCTGAGCCTATGAAAATAAGCACAAATTGGTCATCACGAGCCGAAGGGATAATAAGAGACATATTAAAAAACAAAACAAATACTAAGGGAGCCAATATTGTCATTGATGGAGATCTTCCAGTTGGCAAAGGCCTGAGTAGTTCAGCAGCCTCAATGGCAGCAATTGGTGCAGCTATAGCTAAAATAAATGGTATATATCTAAAACAATTAGAGTTTGCACAAATATTGCAAAATGCTGAGCATATATATGGTGGAGTTAAATGCGGTTTAATGGACCAATTGTCAATATTGTTTGGGAAAGAGAATAATGCACTATTAATAGATTGTTTAGATAATAATATAAACTTTGTAAAAATCCCCGATAACATAGAATTTGTTCTTATTGATAGTGGGGTTAAACACGAACTTGCAGATTCAGAATACAACAAAAGGCAGAAAGAATGTAACAAAATTATTGACATAGTTAAAAAAGTTGAACCTAACATTGAATCCTTTAGGGATATTTCTTTAATTAATATAGGCAAGGTGCTTACACAACTAGATAGCAAACTCTTTAGACGTATCCAACATGTTCT
This region of Deferribacterota bacterium genomic DNA includes:
- the galK gene encoding galactokinase, with the translated sequence MEKFNQIFSKKNNYIYASSPGRVNLIGEHTDYHKGFVLPFAVSLYVDVLATINNEPIFNIYSANYNETFTFRLSEPMKISTNWSSRAEGIIRDILKNKTNTKGANIVIDGDLPVGKGLSSSAASMAAIGAAIAKINGIYLKQLEFAQILQNAEHIYGGVKCGLMDQLSILFGKENNALLIDCLDNNINFVKIPDNIEFVLIDSGVKHELADSEYNKRQKECNKIIDIVKKVEPNIESFRDISLINIGKVLTQLDSKLFRRIQHVLTENERVLKLKSAFEHNKKKDFSKLLLESHLSLKYNYEVSCYELDTLVENAYKSKHLIGARMTGGGFGGCTINIVKKNKSSELINELQNHIFNFEINKPLWTKVVRPVQGLTVRSLTNE